The segment CAAAGGCATTGGTAACACCCTCATCATATGCCATACGCCTTATGTTATTGCCATAATCAAACACAATTGCTCCACGCTTTTGCATCTCAAGCATAGCCTTCACATGTTCCGCTATGGCCCTTTTAGACCTTTTGATATACTCTTCAGGATTAGATTTCCTAAGCTCTAAGGCCTCCTCAAAGCTCATGCCGTTTGGGACATAGCCATTTAACGGGTCATGAGCTGATGTCTGGTCTGTTACAATATCTGGTATCAAACCGCGCCTTACAAGTTCTGGATGTACATCAGCTGCATTTCCTACAAGACCGATAGAAAGCGGCCTACCTTCCTCTTTTGCCTTCATCGCCATTTCTACAGCCTTATCTAAACTATCTGTCATCACATCCAGATATTTAGTCTTAAGTCTCTTTTCAATCCTAGACCTATCTACCTCTACTATGAGGACAACACCATCATTCATAGTAACGGCTAAGGGTTGTGCACCACTCATGCCACCCAGGCCTGCTGTGAGTGTAAAAGTACCTTTAAGGGTACCATCAAAATGCTTTTTAGCACAGGCAGCAAATGTCTCATAAGTCCCCTGGAGAATACCCTGGGTCCCAATATATATCCAGCTTCCTGCTGTCATCTGTCCGTACATGGTAAGTCCCTTTGCCTGCAGGTCCCAGAAGTCTTCCCATGTAGCCCATGCAGGCACCAGCATGGAGTTGGATATAAGGACTCTGGGGGCTCTGGTATGGGTCTTAAATACCGCCACTGGCTTACCTGACTGTACCAAAAGTGTCTCATCCTCATTCAGGTTTTCCAGACTTCTTACTATTGCGTCAAAACACTCCCAGTTGCGAGCGGCCTGGCCAGCACCTCCGTAGACAATAAGGTGTTCCGGGTCCTCTCCCACCTCAGGGTCCAGGTTGTTCATAAGCGTCCTGTATGGAGCTTCAATCTGCCAATTTTTGCAGTGCAGCTCATTCCCCCTCGGGGCTCTTATAACTCTTGTCATAACATCCCCTCCATAATTTTAAATAATATTTGCAGCAATAAAAGGACTCCTAAAAACTTTTCAAAATGTACGCATTTGCCCACAGTATTTTCAAGTCATTCCCGTCTTTCATTTAGTGGTGGAAATGATTCATATATAAAATTAAGACTCTCTTTAATTTTACCACTGTAACTAATATTGTAACAGTCTATCTTGAGATTTTCTTCAACAGCCCTCTAAAAAATAACTGAGATTATTTTGTCCTTGCTATATTAAGTCACAGGGTTTTTAAAATTATGAAGGATTTTTACAAGAAAAGTAGAATTATATAAGTAAAAGTCGAAGAGGAGGATCAGTATTATGGAAAAAGAATTAAATGTTATTAAATTTGCCATGAGTATGGAACTGGAAGGTGAATCCTTTTATAGCAACTATTCCAAGAGTGTTAAAAATCCAGGTGCTAAAGACCTGTTTGAACAGCTTACAAAGATGGAAGAGGCACATTACAAATATCTAAAAGCTCAGTATGATAACCTCTCCAATGGTAAGCAGGTAGACAAGCCAGTTAGCGATTTTGAGAGTCCGGAGCTATTCAATAAGAGAATGGAACAGCAAGGTACGGCATCATCTTCTTTTGAAACCAGCACCTCTGATATAACGCTTTTAAGGATGGCCTACCTAATAGAAAATGACTTTATGGACTTTTATAAAAAGGCTGCAGAAAATGTTGACGATGCCGGTGTGAAAAACCTGTTTTTAAGTCTGGCTGAATGGGAAAAAGGCCATAGGGAAGCCTTAGAAAAGCAATATAAAGAGATATTTGAATCAAACTGGTATAACATGGGGTTTTATCCATTTTAAAAAGAATAGCCACAAAAGGCTATTCTTTTATCAATACTGCCCTTATGGGGCTTGCCTCAGCCCCTTCTATTTTTAGAGGAAGTCCAACAAAGAAATATTCACCAGGTTCCACTAAATACAGGTCAAGTCCTTCCACTATTGGAATGCCAGCACCAAGAAACACCTTGTGTACAGGGAAATCGTCATTTATATCAACTGTTATATAGTCAAACCCAAAGGCTTTTATTCCCTTATCTCTCAAATACTCCGCTGCCTCTCTTGTCAAATGTGTAAAGTGGTCTATAAGTTTTTCTCTATGAATATACTCCGAGTTATCAGTCTTAATTATTAGAATATCCCCTTTCTCTATTTCAAACTCATAGAGGTCTTTAGGTCTTATGACTTCAGTATTCTCAATATAAAACAGCTTTGCTTTTCCGCAAAGTTTGTCTATACCAAGCTCATTTACAGGTTGACCGTCTTTTATGAAGTGTTTTGGAGAATCCACATGTGTGCCACAGTGAGAACCTATAGCAAACATGGAGAGAATATATTCAAACTTATCTGTCGTATTATTGAGCCACTTTAAATTAAAGTGAGGGTCTCCCGGATATACAGGCATACCCTGCCATATCCTCATGCTTACATCATAATAATTCATTTTCCTAATTCAGACAGGTATTTTTCTGCATTTATTGAAGCTATTGCCCCATCCGACATAGCAGTCACCAGCTGCCTTACACTTTTTCTTCTTACATCTCCAGCTGCGAAGACACCAGGTATATTTGTCCTCATCTCTTCATCCGTCAATATATATCCATTTTCATCAAGCTCAATAACTCCCTTAACAAATGCAGTATCAGGTACATTGCCGATAGCTACAAATATGCCGTCCAGTTTTAGTTCTTTTGTCTCACCGGTTTTTAAATTTTTTACAATTGCTCCTTCTACAAACTCATTCCCTTTTATTTCTTCTATCACGCTGTCCCATATAAATTCAATCTTTGGATTCTTAAAAGCCCTCTCCTGTTCTGCCTTTGTAGCCCTAAGCTCATTTCTCCTGTGTATTAAATATACCTTTTCTGCATACCTGGTCAAAAAAACGGCATCCTCTACTGCCGTATTGCCACCTCCCACCACTGCAACTGTCCTGCCATTGAAAAAGGCACCATCACATGTGGCACAATACGACACCCCCATACCCCTGAGACGTTGTTCGCTTTCAATGCCTAACTCCCTCGGATATGCACCCATAGCCAGGATGACCGTCCTGGCTTCATACTGTTTATCTCCAACAGTAACTTTCTTAGGACTGGAATTAAAATCCACTGAAGTTATTTCACCATATGTTATATCAACACTATATTTCTTCACCTGTTCTTCCATTTTCATTGCAAGGTCAGGTCCTGAAATAGACAGATACCCCGGATAATTTTCAATGTTATATGTGGTCGCAGCCTGACCACCCAGTGCCTTCTTCTCAATTATAAGGGTTTTTAAGTTCGCCCTACCTGAATAGAGACCGGCAGTAAGCCCTGCAGGCCCCCCACCTATTATTATCACATCATACACAATAACCACCTCCATTTACTTAATTGACTGTTTATATTATATATGATATACCCTAAATATACAAAGTATAGATTAAAATGTAAAAAAATAGACAAATAATTTGTTTGCTGCCTGTTCTTATTTTATATATCCCTTTCTCTTGAGTTTATCTATGTGCTCTTCAAGTTTTTCCTCAATGTTTATCCCGTATGTCTCTTCCATGACAAACATCATGGAGACAGCTACCTGTGCCACATCTAAGAGTTCAGTTGATATGCGGTCTATAACCTCTTTTTCGCTCATATCCACCCTTTCGCCGTTCAAGCCCCTGAATTTACCTATGGCCTGAGCCAATTCCCCGGCCTCTTCCATTAGTTTCAAGGCAGTGGACTCTATGCTTGGAGTGAGATTGTTGAGTTTTGGCAAACTTAATACCTTGTAATCACTATTTTTCATAAAATCACCTTTTCTATATGAATAATATTATTATATCAGGGAAACCTAATTAATAGAAGAGGCTTATAACAGCCGGGCCAAGACTGATATATGTTCTACGGGATGTATATTAGTCGGGCAAAGGTTATTATGGGTGGCATGATTCATACTAGCCGGAGCGAAGATTGCTACGTGTGTCGAGCTTATGCATATCAGTCTCTTGATTGATATGTGTGGGGCAGATATATATAGCAGTCGAGCCAAGACTATTCAGGGTGTCGATTAGATCTGGTAAAAATTGAAGAACAATTTTTAACTTTCTTCTGTTTCTGCAACAGCCGAAAGATTGTTGCAGGAGCACTAGATATCCTTAATAGTCGGTCAAAGGTTGATGATGGGTGTTGTAATTATCTGCTGCTGCCGAAAGGTAGTATCAGGTAGTGAGAATATCTATATCAGCCGGAGAGAAGGTTGTTATAGGCTTCTTCAGTTTAATAAAAAACCCGGGCAAAAACTTATCCCGGGATTTTTTTCTCCAACTTATCTATCCTCTTATACAGTTCAATCATTCTCTTTATAAGATTTTTTTCAGCCAGCGCCGTCATAAGCTGGTCCTGAGCGTGTATTACAAGGAAATTAGGTGTTTCGCTCGATTCACCCTGTACCAGCATGTTCTGGTATTCATGACCTGCATAAAACTCTTCGTCGGCTTTTTCCAGGTGTCTTTCAGCCTCATCGAAATTGCCACCTTCCGCAGCGTCCAATGCTTCATAGGCCTCACCCCGTGCATTGCCTCCGTGAAGCACCAGGTTGTATATTATCTGTTCTAAATCCATTCGCACCACCTTTTCGTTCATTGTTTTGTTGCTTTCTCAGTCTTTAGAAGCTGTGCTTCGTACATCTTAAAGAAGGGATAGTATATCAGCCCGGCAACAAGTAAGTCTACAAGCTGCAAAACTATGGCTTTCCAGTCGCCTCCGCTGGATATAAAACCACTGAAAAATACCGGCACAGTAAATGGGAGCTGCAGAAGTGGCCTGGCCACAATATTTGCGGCAAATGCGATATAATTTATTGTTACCACTACAGCCGGTGCAACCATAAACGGTATCATCAAAATTGGGTTTAATACAATTGGTGCACCAAATATTACAGGTTCATTTATATTGAATATAGCTGGAACAAAGGCTGCCCTGCCAATAGCTTTAAGCTGTGCCGATGCTGACAGTAAAAACATTATAACCAAAGGCCATGTCGTACCTGAACCACCAAGATGTGTAAACACATGGAAAAACGGCTCCGTTACTATTCCTGGAAGAGGCTGACCTGCAGCAGCAGCTTGCGCATTGGCTGCAAGCTGATTCATCCAGAATGGATAAGCTATGGAAGAAACCACATTCATTCCATGGATACCCAACGACCATAAAAGCATCATGAGGATTATCTCCGCCAGAGCTGCAGGATAACTGTTAGACGCTGATACCAACGGTTTAAACAGGTCTATAACAAGCTGAGGCAAGGTGATATGATAGTTAGCCCATACAATCCATTCAGCGCTCCATGCCAGTACAATCATAACAAACATAGGTACCAAAGCCATGAAGCTTCTAACAACATAGGGTGGCACCCCCTCAGGCATTTTTATTACCAGACCTCTCTGGTTGAAAAACCTCACCACAATAGCTGTTACTATGCCAACAATTATTGCAATAAAAAGACCTTGACCACCAAGATAATTCAGGGCGTCACCAAAACTAACCTTTGTGATGTCCTCCGCTGGGAAACTGGTTATCAAGAAGGCCAGCATGGATATTAAACCCGTTATAGCCTCGTCCTGATCCCAACGTGCGGCCAGGCTGTACGCAGTACCAAATGCAACCATAAGTGCCATTACACCAAATGTAAGGTTAAATGGTATCATAATCTGCCCCATAATTGGTTTTATGGCATTGGCCCATGCGTTTATCGGCCCCCAATTTAAGCCTGTAGGCGGGTTAGCTATTATAAGAAATATTGCACCGGTAAGTATTACCGGCAGTGCAAAACTGCTGAATGCATCACGTATTGCCTGAAGATATACGTTCTGAGCTATATTAGCCAGAACAGGCATTAATGATTCTTCCATCCATTTCATAAACCTGTTATTATTTAGCCTATCTCCATCCATTTACAGTTCCCTCCTCACTGGGCACTACCCTTTTTATTTGCAAGGTTGATTATTTGATCCAGTATCTTCTTACCGTCCATCACTGCAAAAGCCTGCATATCCACTACATCGACGGGTATATTGTATTTGCTGGCTATACCCTCAATCTCCTTTTTCAAGTGTCTAACCTGAGGCTCCAGTAATGCCACATCATATTTTTCTGCGTTCTTCTTAAACTCACCTGTACCACCGGCATCAACAACAATATCGAGCCCTTGTTTTTTAGCTTCATCAGAAACCTTCTTAGCAAGAGAGCTGGATGTTGCTCCCCAGCTGCATAAAATCACAGCATGTATTGACATGGATATCACCTCTTATCTTTTATTGTTTCCCTTCAAGGCTTTATTTTCCAAATCTATCATCTTTATAAACAGTTTTTGCATATAATAAACACACAGTGTAAAAGAAAACCCAAACATCATCACTATTGCCCCATGCCAGAAGTCAATCTTTACCATGGTATATATGGATGCACCGCCCCAAACACCAAGTAACAGCAGATAAAAAACTCTCAACTGCGTTTTTGCAATCCCAAACATTTACATTACCATCCTTTTTATCTCATCCAAAAATTTGCCCCTGATAGCCTCCTCAATGACATTCCTCAGTTGTTTGTTATCTTCTGCAGCATTAATTTTATCTATCAACAAATTATCCTCTATCAAGGAGACGCTGATATCTCCCATCACCTCAATCCCTTCTCTGTCTTCCTCTGGAGCCAGCATTAAAAAAGCGGTTTTAATGGTCTCATTTTCATTCAATAGGTTTTTCATGGTTACTTTACCTGTTATCCTTCCTACCATTACCAGAGGATATTTAAGGCTATCAATGGTGCAGTGGTATATTACAAACCCTCTCCCAGGTAATATTATTTTCCCAAGGCTTTCCCTGTTTAAAAGCCTCTCTTTTATTGCATCCTTGCTGGTTATTAAACTGCGTCTTGAAAGGCAAGACAATAACTCATCAATCAACTCTTCTGATGTTGTGCTGTTTAATTCTGTAATATCAATGCTGTCCAGCATATTTAACATGTGTCTGCCATATCTGGCTATATGCATGATGTCATAATCTTTCTTTGTCTTATATTCATGTACGCTTCTATTCATTATTAGGTCGGTGTTTAGAGCATTTTTTATTTTCTCTATGTCCTCACTTAACAGTAAAGGATTTACAACAACACTCTTTATATTCATATTGTTTACCGGTATAGTTGATATTATCAGGTCTATATCCTCGTTTTCTATCCCTTCTTTTAACTTTAAACTGGATACAGCATCCACAACATTGATCTGAGGAAACAACTGAAGCTTTGATAAAAGCATCCTGGATGTTCCTATGCCACTGGCACAT is part of the Calorimonas adulescens genome and harbors:
- a CDS encoding PTS lactose/cellobiose transporter subunit IIA gives rise to the protein MDLEQIIYNLVLHGGNARGEAYEALDAAEGGNFDEAERHLEKADEEFYAGHEYQNMLVQGESSETPNFLVIHAQDQLMTALAEKNLIKRMIELYKRIDKLEKKIPG
- the hutU gene encoding urocanate hydratase encodes the protein MTRVIRAPRGNELHCKNWQIEAPYRTLMNNLDPEVGEDPEHLIVYGGAGQAARNWECFDAIVRSLENLNEDETLLVQSGKPVAVFKTHTRAPRVLISNSMLVPAWATWEDFWDLQAKGLTMYGQMTAGSWIYIGTQGILQGTYETFAACAKKHFDGTLKGTFTLTAGLGGMSGAQPLAVTMNDGVVLIVEVDRSRIEKRLKTKYLDVMTDSLDKAVEMAMKAKEEGRPLSIGLVGNAADVHPELVRRGLIPDIVTDQTSAHDPLNGYVPNGMSFEEALELRKSNPEEYIKRSKRAIAEHVKAMLEMQKRGAIVFDYGNNIRRMAYDEGVTNAFDIPGYVPEYIRDLFCEGKGPFRWVALSGDPEDIYKTDQKVLELFPGDKSLARWIKMAEKKVAFQGLPARICWLGYGERTKFGLAINEMVRNGELKAPIVIGRDHLDSGSVASPYRETEAMKDGSDAIADWPILNALLNAVSGATWVSVHHGGGVGIGYSIHAGMVVCADGTDEAAWRLEHVLTTDPGTGVMRHADAGYDIAVRTARHRGIKIPMLGE
- a CDS encoding MazG-like family protein translates to MKNSDYKVLSLPKLNNLTPSIESTALKLMEEAGELAQAIGKFRGLNGERVDMSEKEVIDRISTELLDVAQVAVSMMFVMEETYGINIEEKLEEHIDKLKRKGYIK
- a CDS encoding PTS sugar transporter subunit IIB codes for the protein MSIHAVILCSWGATSSSLAKKVSDEAKKQGLDIVVDAGGTGEFKKNAEKYDVALLEPQVRHLKKEIEGIASKYNIPVDVVDMQAFAVMDGKKILDQIINLANKKGSAQ
- a CDS encoding ferritin-like domain-containing protein, encoding MEKELNVIKFAMSMELEGESFYSNYSKSVKNPGAKDLFEQLTKMEEAHYKYLKAQYDNLSNGKQVDKPVSDFESPELFNKRMEQQGTASSSFETSTSDITLLRMAYLIENDFMDFYKKAAENVDDAGVKNLFLSLAEWEKGHREALEKQYKEIFESNWYNMGFYPF
- the trxB gene encoding thioredoxin-disulfide reductase; its protein translation is MYDVIIIGGGPAGLTAGLYSGRANLKTLIIEKKALGGQAATTYNIENYPGYLSISGPDLAMKMEEQVKKYSVDITYGEITSVDFNSSPKKVTVGDKQYEARTVILAMGAYPRELGIESEQRLRGMGVSYCATCDGAFFNGRTVAVVGGGNTAVEDAVFLTRYAEKVYLIHRRNELRATKAEQERAFKNPKIEFIWDSVIEEIKGNEFVEGAIVKNLKTGETKELKLDGIFVAIGNVPDTAFVKGVIELDENGYILTDEEMRTNIPGVFAAGDVRRKSVRQLVTAMSDGAIASINAEKYLSELGK
- a CDS encoding cyclase family protein, which produces MRIWQGMPVYPGDPHFNLKWLNNTTDKFEYILSMFAIGSHCGTHVDSPKHFIKDGQPVNELGIDKLCGKAKLFYIENTEVIRPKDLYEFEIEKGDILIIKTDNSEYIHREKLIDHFTHLTREAAEYLRDKGIKAFGFDYITVDINDDFPVHKVFLGAGIPIVEGLDLYLVEPGEYFFVGLPLKIEGAEASPIRAVLIKE
- a CDS encoding PTS sugar transporter subunit IIC, with product MDGDRLNNNRFMKWMEESLMPVLANIAQNVYLQAIRDAFSSFALPVILTGAIFLIIANPPTGLNWGPINAWANAIKPIMGQIMIPFNLTFGVMALMVAFGTAYSLAARWDQDEAITGLISMLAFLITSFPAEDITKVSFGDALNYLGGQGLFIAIIVGIVTAIVVRFFNQRGLVIKMPEGVPPYVVRSFMALVPMFVMIVLAWSAEWIVWANYHITLPQLVIDLFKPLVSASNSYPAALAEIILMMLLWSLGIHGMNVVSSIAYPFWMNQLAANAQAAAAGQPLPGIVTEPFFHVFTHLGGSGTTWPLVIMFLLSASAQLKAIGRAAFVPAIFNINEPVIFGAPIVLNPILMIPFMVAPAVVVTINYIAFAANIVARPLLQLPFTVPVFFSGFISSGGDWKAIVLQLVDLLVAGLIYYPFFKMYEAQLLKTEKATKQ